The genome window ATAGGTCGTACTGTTGCCGTTACTCAGCGTTGGTGTCGATTGCCATCATCATACCGACAAAACCAATCTTGGTACGAAGATATTCCCTCCTCAACCCCTCAACGTACCTGTTCGCTGCGAGTGCTTGGCTTGACAATTCATGCGTGAAGGCGACTAACAGCATCTTCTCGCATCTTAGCCGATACCGAATAGTGTTTTGAGCATCATTTCTCTTTACCACAACTTCAACCCCTCATCTGGCGACCAACATCCCACTCACGATTAACGACGATTCATCCCGCTTCGATGCCCCCGGCGTTTCCTGACCTCGTGACCCCCGCCTGAACGATTACTGTCGCTACCTTGGCCCTTCGTAGCTTCGACGGCGATGCCTGCCAGCCAGGTGGATGCTCCTGTAGCCAACGGGCATGACGGACACGCTCATTCACCTACTAAGAAAGGCAAAGGAAAGAAAGGAATGGATAACAACGAGGCATCGCGTCTGCTCCATGCGCGGATATCTCAGCTGGAGCAGGATGCCGCGGGAGATAAGGAACAAGAGTTGGAGATTGGTGCGTCACGCTCTCGTCGTCTGCAAGCGGCAGCCTCCCATGGATTCGGAACGATACTGATACGTGGATGGTACAGAACGTGAAGTGAAAAGAGCGAATAgggatcttcttcagcaggTATCCAAGATGGACAACATGCAGAAAATTGACCACCTCACCAAGCGGTCTAGTGAACTGTTGGCTGATATGCGACGATTGGAGCGTGAAAATCAGAAGAATAAGCGGCGCGGGGACACCCTGCAAAAAGAGAGAGACGCAAGCCGCACGGAGCTTAATAAGACTGTCGGTCTCAAGGAGAAATTGGAAAAGCTATGTCGCGAGCTCCAGCGGGATAATAACAAGATGAAGGTTTGTGCGAGAGGGCTGACGGAGAGGCCTTCGCTAACTTTATTTGCAGAATGAGAATAAGGAGCTTCAGACGACACAGAAACGGAACAACGCCCATTGGGACGAAAAGTATGCTACACTCTTGACCAAACTCGACGGATAtcaggaagaaaaagatacTCCAAAGAAACAAGTCGTCGATATGGAGGTCGACGAGCTGTCAGTCTCAACCATTCCTTTACGTAGATGTCCGCTCACCTTTGTTCACAGTTTCCGAATTCGCTTCAAATCGTTCATCGAACAATACGAGTTACGAGAATTACATTTCCACTCGTTAATGCGCACCAAGGAACTCGAAGTCCAGTACCATATGGCGCGATACGaacgagagaagaagaacgcaGAAGGCGAATCGACAAAGGCCCGACACCTACAGGCGCAAGTCCAAGCGTTTACCAAGACAGAAACTGAGCTGAGGAATCAGCTCAATGTTTACGTTGATAAGTTTAAGCAGGTGGGTGGACACGGATAAGATAGTTCGGCATGTTGACTAATGGCACAGCAGGTGGAGGATACCTTGAACAATAGTAACGACTTGTTCCTATCATTCCGCAAAGAGATGGAGGATATGTCGAAGAAGGGCAAGCGGTTAGAGAAGGAGAACGAAGCCCTGAAGCGACAGAAGGAAGCGACAGCTGCCAATATCATTCGCATGGCCGAAGAGCGCCaggagtggaagaagaagacagaaaccgccgagaagaagacggagaaGCTCATGAGCATCATCCAGCAAATGCAGCAACAAGGGCGCAGGGTGCCACCCGGAATGTCTAACACCGTCGAGAGCGGTTACTCCGATAGCCACGGCGGAAACGAAGGAGACGAAAGCGACTACTCTGACGAGGActgcgaggaggaagaacttAGCGAGTTCGACGACGATACAGAGGAGGAACCACAAGGCAACGAGCAAGGAACGCCAGTGGCCTATGGCCCTGAACGTCCCCCTCAGCCGGTTCCTTCAGCGGCGACAAACGGGCACTAGGAGGCCAATCGAAAGGGGGCTCAAGCTGGAGCCAGTCTCAAGAGAATATTCCCCAAGTGTGACCCGAAATTCTTTTTCCCGCTGTGAACTTGATGGTCCAGGCTATCTTGTGTCAGACGGGGAACTGGGGAGTTGCAGCTTTTGGGAGCGTGATGATGGCTTCGCGCGTACCAAAAGATTAAGGATCTTGTGTAGTTGGCTACTGTTTGGGCTACTGGCTAGCGATGCTTTTTGTTGCTGATTGTTGTTGCGTGTAAGATGTATTGTCGTAGCTTGTGGATTATTCGAGCATTCATGCCTCGCTCTAATTGAAGTTTCTACCTTTCGGTGAGACATGTGTGAAGTATGCAACAATTGCACCTAAAAATGATTCGCGCCACGACGATTGAATCACCTCAGTCATGACCTCCAAAAGTCTGACCTCCGCTGCTGTAATGTTAGAGTTGCTCTGCTCTTGAGTCGTATTCTGCCGTATTACTACATCGGGGTATCGGGGAATACCACCGCCGACGTGCGTTAGGCCAGATCTCTATCATCCATCCCACTTTCATAAGCCGCACAACAGGGGCGCATGAAGCAGCCTAAGGTAGCTTCACTCTTACAACTTACAACCCAGGTTCTCGGTCCATCAACAGCACCGCAACCATGGATTTCCTTCAGGTACGTTGATATCTCCCATGCCCTGACCCTGATCAGATTGCCCAAATGCTTCAATGGATGCTAACTCCAACAGCGCCTCGCGCGCTTCCTCGACCGCCCGCTCTTCCCAtggaagaagctcatcatgggCTTCTCCGTAGGCCAATACCTCTTCGAATCGTTCCTCACTCTCCGTCAATACCGCGTCCTCCAGAAAACCAGTCCCCCCGCCGTCCTCTCCAAGGAAGTCTCCCAGGAAGTCTTCGACAAGTCTCAAGCCTACGGTCGCGCCAAGGCAAAGTTTGAAATCATCAACGGTCTCTACTCTCAGGTTCAGAATATCGCTTTTATGCACTTCGATGTCCTCCCTAAACTGTGGTCCTGGACtggtgatcttcttctcaagtggGCTCCTGCGCGCTTCACTGGAGAGATCAGCCATaccatcgtcttcgtcttgaCTTTCGCCGTTATTAGCcagcttcttcgtcttccgtCTTCGATCTATCAGACTTTCGTCCTTGAGGAGAAGTTTGGTTTCAACAAGCAGACGCCTAAGCTCTTCGTCAccgatctcatcaagacccAAGCTCTCACCTTCGTTCTCGCGCCTCCTTTCCTCGCCGGtttcctcaagatcatccagAAGACTGGTAACCAGTTCTTCTACTACCTGTGGCTCTTCGTCATCGCTCTCCAGGTCTTTATGATCACCATCTACCCCGTTGCTATTCTGCCTCTGTTTAACAAGCTGTCTCCTCTCGAGGATGGTgagctcaagaccaaggttgaAGCTCTTGCAGCCAGCCTCAAGTTCCCTCTTCATGAGCTCTATGTTATTGATGGAAGCAAGCGAAGCGCCCACTCCAACGCCTATTTCTTTGGCCTCCCCTGGAAAAAGCACATCGTCATCTACGATACTCTCATTGAGAAGAGCGACCctgatgaggttgttgctgttcttgCTCACGAATTGGGTCACTGGAAGCTTGGTCACACGACCAGCCTATTTGGTATCTCTCAGGTAAGTTTGTGAATTCTTCGGCGAATTATTTGAAGCTAACGCAAACCCAGGCTCACACTTTctacatcttcctcctcttctcggtcttcatcaacaaccactcTCTGTACTCCTCGTTCGGCTTCCTCAAGCAGCaccccatcatcattggcttcatcctcttctctgaTGCCCTTGCTCCTATGGACCTTGTCATCAACCTGCTTATGCACATCGTCAGTCGCAAGTTCGAGTTCCAGGCCGATGCTTTCGCTAAGAAGCTCGGTTACCCCGAGGAGCTTGCCCGCTCTCTCCTCAAGCTCCAGATCCAGAACCTTAGCACCATGGACGCCGATTGGATGTACGCCAGCTACCACTTCTCTCACCCCCATCTGTCTGAGCGCCTCAAGGCCCTCGGCTGGAAGGGCTCTGAGGGTGTCACCGAGGGTGTCACTGATAAGTCCATTGACAACGAGAAGGAGGGTGTTGTCAAGGCCAGTGGACGTGATGAGCTGTAAATGCAGCAGAAGATTATACTAGATTACATCTGAATAAGGGATCCAGTCTCTTTGGGAATGTGTTTTAGACGTAGGAAAATGGCCGGTATGAGCTGGTCTTCTAGAAAGGACTTGGCCACCCTTAGACACGTATAGAACCAGGCTCAACTGTACAATACAagtgcttttttttttatcttatctaTTCATGGCATTGCTACCGATATGCTCTTGATGATCCCAGAGTCTACCTGTGCGCCATCTACATTTTACTCATTTTGTTCATCTAATCATCTTAGGACTCGTCGGAATCGTAGGACCCCTCAGAACCTTCCaaaccttcatcttcttcggatgactcttcttcttcgccttcttcaggCTTCAGACCGTAATCATCGTGGAAGTAGCTAAGCTCATGAGTCTGGACCTTATAACCCATGCTCTTGAACGCTGTCTCCATACCCTGGAATTTGTTAGTAATGACCAGAAAAGACAGGGAGTGAAACAAACCTCTTGCATGATCTTGGCGGCAGTGACAACAATATTGCTCTTGCCAGGCTCAAAGCACGGTAGGACAGTCTCAAGAAGAGcagtcttgatctcatcttcGGTAACGGCTCGCACGCGTCGCAGAACCTCCTTGCCCCAATCCTTAGGCAGACCACGGACAACACCCTGGACAAAGTTCTGCTGGGCGGCGCTAGGCATGGTGGATTGTTCATCGGCGAACATAACGACGATCTGGCTGATGGTGCCCTCGAGCAAGTGACGGTCAATCTCAACCACACCTTTGGCAATCTTGGTGATGGCCTCCTTGGAGGCCTTGATAGCCTTATAAGCATCGGGTGAGCGATAGACATGGTATGAGATGATACCAGAGTTGATATCCCGAGAGAAGTAAACGCCGTAAGCGTATCCAGCACCACGAACAGCGTTCCAGAGAGGACCCTCAGCAGCTTCGAGATATCCAATGGCAACCATGATGGAGGCGAGACGAGGATCATCGAAGGAGGCCAGGCCTCGGGCTGTTGAGACTGAGTAGGAGCTCTCCAGAGTAGTCATGGGCACAATGACAGCGCCGACTGATCCAGGATTGCGACCTTCATCGTTGAGCAGGCTGACAGGTTTAGGAATCTCAACCATGTTCTCGGCAACAGTCAGAGACTTCGAGAGCGTGTCCCAAGTAGTCAAGGGGTCTGGGAGAGTTTCGAGATTGGCTGTGACAAGGAAACGGAGGTTCTGGAAAGTGAAAAGCGAGTCTCGAACAGTGTTgaaccaaccaacaaccttctcaggttccttctcgagaagcttcttaAGTCTCTTCAGATACACTGCGCGAACAAGCACACGCTTGGCAACAGCCAGTGAGGACTTTTCCATATGAATAGCAGCATTGACCTCGCTGGCCATAGATTTGCCATCACGCTTTGACTCCGGGATGTCAGCCAAAGCCTTGGTAACGCTGGCTTTGAGTCGCTGGGGATCAAAGATTGAGTCAAACATCATGGTGCGAATCCACTCAACAGCTGCAGCATACTTTTCAGGCTCAACCTGGAACTGGATCATTATACCGTCAGGATCGCTGATGTAGCGAGCAGAGTGGAGGGAGTAGCTGATAGTGTCTCGCTCAAGTTCCATGACAACCTGCTCAAAGCCAACTTGCTTTCCATCACGCATGATGTGTGTGTTGAAAAAGTTGTCGCTAAAGATTGGCATCAGGGGCTTGAGCTCATTGGGAACTTGGGAAGTGCCGATATGGATAGTGATGTGAACAAAGTTGGTGGGAACATCCTCGAATTGGATGAAAAGAGGAAGCTTGCCTTGAGTTGTACCATCAATGAGCTTCTGTGCCGAGCCACTACCCAGACCAACTGCACGAGCATGTCCTGAGCGAGCAGTGTCAGACTCAATGAAGTGGATAGAATCCGTGCTAGGAACACTCCAGCGATCGACGACAGAGGCGGGAATGGgctcatcattcttcttcttagcaTCTTCGAGACGTTTAGCAAGCTTCTCTAGACCTTCAGCACCCAAATCCTCTTTGCGCTTGGCAATCcgagcttcttcatccttcttcatcttggtgGCTAATTCATGGGAAGGCTTGCCAAGAATTGAGATGTGAGGAGCATCAGCCATCCATTTGCTGAGGAAGTCTCGCCACTGTTGGTCTTCCCACTTCTCCAAAACATCGTACTCTTCCAAATCCTTCAGATCCTTAAGGGTCGAGCCATCTCGCTTGCCAAAGAGATAGTCGGTGATGATATTTGTAGCGTAGAAAGACTCGGACGTCTCAGCATGGTACTTGACTTGACGCTTCTCGCGACGAATGCACTCTCTCATGTAATCCATGTCGATAGGCTTCGAGGCAACTTCCTTCAGAAGCTCAAAAAGTCGCTTCTCGACAAACTCGAGCTTCTCAGTAGCAACACCTGTGGGCTGCAGCCAAATGACCATGTCAGGTCGAGGGTCGGTCCAGTAAGAGACGGAACTGGCGAGCTCCTCCTTTTCAACCATTACATTCTCGAGAATCGAGACAGAAGATCCACAGAGGTATGTCAGAAGCACATTAAGGGCAGATGATTGGATAAGGTCGTTGCAGTTAGGTCCAAAGAAACCGACGAGGACCTCTCCAACtgattcatcttcttctgggaACTCAACGGTTACAATCTGTGTCTCGTTGATCTTTGGGGGTTGGGCGGAGTCAATCCAAGGCCTGTGACTAGTCAGCAAAGCAGATTTCTCTGGTGATTATACAACATACCTCTTGAACGGGGTGTCAAGAGAAGGAATGTCATCCTTGATAGACTCTTCAAATTCTTCAAGGATCTGGATAAGCTCATCTTGGTTGACCTCACCTACAAGAACCAAGCAAAGGTTTCGGGGCTGGTACATATCCCGATGGAACTGGCGGATACGTTCAGGGGCAAGAACTCGAAGCGCATCAGTCATGCCACCAGTCTCGTAACGGAATCCAACGTTTTCGGGATAGAGGAGACGACGGGCCTTGATATCCATGAGCTCAGAGCTGCGGAATTGCACAGCTTGCATTTCAGAATAgacaacaccagcatcgTTTCCTTCGCCGTCAATGTGCCAGACCTCGGTAACGATACTCTCATCCGTAATGGTAGGCAAGATGACATGCTCGAGGTACACGGGGAGAACTTGGGCGAAACCATCCCAGCCGGCGGTTTCAAGCGTGTAAGCCGTATGGTCGGTAGCAGTCCAGGCATTTGTGTGGGAGTATGCTCGGGAAGagagcttgtcaagaagacccttGTACTGGTAGCTCTTGGAACCCATAAAGACAAGATGCTCAAGAGTGTGAGGAGCGCCAGAGTCGTCAAAGATCTCAGTGGCTAAAGTGAAGTAGCCATTGAGCTTGGGACCCTTGCGGTCAGCGACAACAACCTGCATTCCACTCCGGTCTGACACATATTGAGTGATTGTGCAAGGTGCATAGTCCGTTTTGAAGCTCTGTATCTTGCGGAAATGGGACTTTGAAGGTTCTGGTGACATCTTGAAGTGTTTGAGGCCTACGAGGCTCCAAATAGAACTTGTTAAGTTAGCaaagtacttatatatagGAATTTGAGAGAAGTCAAAAAGATAGGGGATGAGAGTCGGGCT of Fusarium musae strain F31 chromosome 5, whole genome shotgun sequence contains these proteins:
- a CDS encoding hypothetical protein (EggNog:ENOG41), with protein sequence MPASQVDAPVANGHDGHAHSPTKKGKGKKGMDNNEASRLLHARISQLEQDAAGDKEQELEIEREVKRANRDLLQQVSKMDNMQKIDHLTKRSSELLADMRRLERENQKNKRRGDTLQKERDASRTELNKTVGLKEKLEKLCRELQRDNNKMKNENKELQTTQKRNNAHWDEKYATLLTKLDGYQEEKDTPKKQVVDMEVDELSVSTIPLRRCPLTFVHSFRIRFKSFIEQYELRELHFHSLMRTKELEVQYHMARYEREKKNAEGESTKARHLQAQVQAFTKTETELRNQLNVYVDKFKQVEDTLNNSNDLFLSFRKEMEDMSKKGKRLEKENEALKRQKEATAANIIRMAEERQEWKKKTETAEKKTEKLMSIIQQMQQQGRRVPPGMSNTVESGYSDSHGGNEGDESDYSDEDCEEEELSEFDDDTEEEPQGNEQGTPVAYGPERPPQPVPSAATNGH
- a CDS encoding hypothetical protein (EggNog:ENOG41~MEROPS:MER0002635), with the translated sequence MDFLQRLARFLDRPLFPWKKLIMGFSVGQYLFESFLTLRQYRVLQKTSPPAVLSKEVSQEVFDKSQAYGRAKAKFEIINGLYSQVQNIAFMHFDVLPKLWSWTGDLLLKWAPARFTGEISHTIVFVLTFAVISQLLRLPSSIYQTFVLEEKFGFNKQTPKLFVTDLIKTQALTFVLAPPFLAGFLKIIQKTGNQFFYYLWLFVIALQVFMITIYPVAILPLFNKLSPLEDGELKTKVEALAASLKFPLHELYVIDGSKRSAHSNAYFFGLPWKKHIVIYDTLIEKSDPDEVVAVLAHELGHWKLGHTTSLFGISQAHTFYIFLLFSVFINNHSLYSSFGFLKQHPIIIGFILFSDALAPMDLVINLLMHIVSRKFEFQADAFAKKLGYPEELARSLLKLQIQNLSTMDADWMYASYHFSHPHLSERLKALGWKGSEGVTEGVTDKSIDNEKEGVVKASGRDEL
- a CDS encoding hypothetical protein (BUSCO:EOG09260DFH~MEROPS:MER0003909), with protein sequence MSPEPSKSHFRKIQSFKTDYAPCTITQYVSDRSGMQVVVADRKGPKLNGYFTLATEIFDDSGAPHTLEHLVFMGSKSYQYKGLLDKLSSRAYSHTNAWTATDHTAYTLETAGWDGFAQVLPVYLEHVILPTITDESIVTEVWHIDGEGNDAGVVYSEMQAVQFRSSELMDIKARRLLYPENVGFRYETGGMTDALRVLAPERIRQFHRDMYQPRNLCLVLVGEVNQDELIQILEEFEESIKDDIPSLDTPFKRPWIDSAQPPKINETQIVTVEFPEEDESVGEVLVGFFGPNCNDLIQSSALNVLLTYLCGSSVSILENVMVEKEELASSVSYWTDPRPDMVIWLQPTGVATEKLEFVEKRLFELLKEVASKPIDMDYMRECIRREKRQVKYHAETSESFYATNIITDYLFGKRDGSTLKDLKDLEEYDVLEKWEDQQWRDFLSKWMADAPHISILGKPSHELATKMKKDEEARIAKRKEDLGAEGLEKLAKRLEDAKKKNDEPIPASVVDRWSVPSTDSIHFIESDTARSGHARAVGLGSGSAQKLIDGTTQGKLPLFIQFEDVPTNFVHITIHIGTSQVPNELKPLMPIFSDNFFNTHIMRDGKQVGFEQVVMELERDTISYSLHSARYISDPDGIMIQFQVEPEKYAAAVEWIRTMMFDSIFDPQRLKASVTKALADIPESKRDGKSMASEVNAAIHMEKSSLAVAKRVLVRAVYLKRLKKLLEKEPEKVVGWFNTVRDSLFTFQNLRFLVTANLETLPDPLTTWDTLSKSLTVAENMVEIPKPVSLLNDEGRNPGSVGAVIVPMTTLESSYSVSTARGLASFDDPRLASIMVAIGYLEAAEGPLWNAVRGAGYAYGVYFSRDINSGIISYHVYRSPDAYKAIKASKEAITKIAKGVVEIDRHLLEGTISQIVVMFADEQSTMPSAAQQNFVQGVVRGLPKDWGKEVLRRVRAVTEDEIKTALLETVLPCFEPGKSNIVVTAAKIMQEGMETAFKSMGYKVQTHELSYFHDDYGLKPEEGEEEESSEEDEGLEGSEGSYDSDES